The Cryptomeria japonica chromosome 9, Sugi_1.0, whole genome shotgun sequence DNA segment CTGCTGCATTTAATATTTTCCGGATTCATGTAATCATTGCGCACAGGGTTTCGATTCTTTATCTAGGAGTGGAAATTTGGAGTTTTGGCCAGGGATTTTGAGATGGATAGCGGTGCGGACAAGGGAGGAGAAATATTTCATGCATGGAGGGATTCAATCGCTGGAGGTGCTCAGAATGCGAATTCTAGTTTCTATGCCAGGCTTCTCGCTGGGCCGAATTATAGGTACCAGGGAAGGGACGGGACTCGAACCTGCGCCGACACGACGGGGACCGCTCTGAACAGGGCGGCTGCGCCGTTTTTGCAGAACAGGCAAAGCGCTTTTGTGGCTCCCGCGGGGTCGAACACGGGACCGGTTGATGAATTTTCTGATTTGGGGTTTCCTTTCAGTTTTCCTCTCCATTTGGCGGCACCTCAAGTAACGGTGGTTCTGGAAGGGCGGTCCATCTGTCAGAGGATTTGCCTTGATCATCATGCAAATTATGAGTCCTTTGCCAGAGCGCTGCGCAAAATGTTCGCCGACATTGTTGTTATTTCTTCACTGGATGACTCCTCTTGCATTAATTTGGCAAACGCCGTCCCAGG contains these protein-coding regions:
- the LOC131059252 gene encoding auxin-responsive protein IAA1 — protein: MDSGADKGGEIFHAWRDSIAGGAQNANSSFYARLLAGPNYRYQGRDGTRTCADTTGTALNRAAAPFLQNRQSAFVAPAGSNTGPVDEFSDLGFPFSFPLHLAAPQVTVVLEGRSICQRICLDHHANYESFARALRKMFADIVVISSLDDSSCINLANAVPGHLIAYEDIEGDLLLAGDLSWKDFVRAAKRIRILPAKNPPRKSH